The Parcubacteria group bacterium genomic interval ATCCGATTTCGAGCAATATCTTCTGGGCACTTCTTTTGATGGGTCGTTCGGAAGGATTGTCTGCATCGCCTATGCGATTGACGATGATCCGGTTCAATGTCTGGGCGGAGATGATGATGAGGTTCAGATTCTTGAAAAGTTTTGGGAAATCGTTGAATCAATCAGCGTTCCAGCTCGCAATCCCCAGTGGCCGGATTATGGTGTCCAGTTTATTGGGCATAATGTGATGGATTTTGATTTGCGTTTCATTTATCAGCGTTCAATTGTAAATAGAGTGAAGCCGGCTTATAATCTGAATTTTGCCAGATACAAAGATTATCCGATATACGACACGATGAAAGAATGGTCAAAATGGTCCATGAATTCAGTCGGCTTGGAACATATTGCTTTGGCGCTTGGAATTCCGACACCCAAAGATGGAATTGATGGTTCGGAAGTCTATACTTTCTACAAAGCCGGAAAAGTAAAAGAAATTTGCGAATATTGTAAAAGGGACGTGGAAGCGACCAGGGAAGTTTACCGAAGGATGACTTTCAGTTAATAGTTTTCGGCATAGGCAAATACGCAAGTTCTGAAAATATTTTATTTAGTGGTATAATTGGATAAGCATGATTTGCCCAGCTGTAATTAAGTTTTTTTACTAAAATAATTTATATATGGGACGCAAGAAAAAAGAAGTTATTGAAGAAGAAAAAAGAGAAAGCAAAATAAAAATAAAAGGCGATGCGAAACGAAGTATTGCGGCTATTTTTTTGTTTGCCCTTTCCATTCTTTTTGTCCTTGGTTTTTTCGGAGAAGCGGGAGTGCTTGGTGCTTGGCTGGATAAAATTATTGGAACAATGTTTGGCTGGGGAAAGTGGCTTTCACCAGTAATTATGGTAGCTTCCGGAGTGATTTTGCTTTTTAGAAAAGAAACTTCATTTTATGTTTCTAAGCTTCTTGGGTTAGGGGTTGTTTTCTTCAGTGTTCTGGGATTTTTTCATATTTATTTCGGATTGGAAAAACTTTTAGAAATAGCTAAAGGAGGAGAGGGTGGGGGATATGCCGGCTATGCAATTTCCTTTTTGCTTCTAAAATTTACGGGAACCATAGCGGGATCGGTTATTTTAAGCGCTTTATTTTTGGCTGGAATTATAGTAACATTCGATTTTTCTATTGTTAGTTTTGTCCAAAAAATGCTGGGGATGAAAAAGGAATCTGCTACTGATGAGGCTATGGCGGAAAAAGAAAAGACTGGTGAAAACGAGATTATTAAGTCGAATGAAAAGCCAAGCAGCGAAGGATTAATAAAAGGTCCGGAGTTTGTGAAGGGACCAGAAGAAGAACCCGCCTCCGCTAAAGCTATGGCGGACAAGAAAGAGCCAAAACTAAGCTTTTCGACGAAGGGACTTTCTTGGGAAAAGGGAGAGCGGAAAGATTCTTTCGTAAAAAATGACAACGGAAGAAAGAAAAACAGCGGATGGCAATTTCCTCCCCTCGATCTTCTGGAGGAATCAACCGGAGAAGCCAAAGGGGGAGACGTGAAAAAGAACGCGGAAATCATTCAAAAAACATTAGGGCATTTTGGGATCGAAGTAGAATTGGCTGATATTATGACCGGTCCGACAATTACCCAGTACAGTTTTCGTCCAGCGGTAGGAATAAAACTTAGCAAAATTACGGGTCTTAGCAGTGATTTGGCTTTGGCGTTGGCTGCTCATCCGATTAGAATTGAGGCTCCAATTCCAGGAAAGTCTTTGGTTGGAATTGAGGTTCCAAACAAATCAATGGCAACTGTGCGTCTTAGGGATTTTCTGCAGAGCGAATTATACAAAAAACGGGAATCAAACCTTTCCCTTTCTCTCGGAAAAAATGTCAGTGGCAGTTATATTTTCGGAGATTTGGATAAGATGCCCCATCTTATGATTGCCGGATCCACCGGGTCGGGAAAAAGCGTCTGCGTAAATTCAATTTTACTCTCAATGCTTTATCAAAATTCTCCAGAAGATTTACGCTTTATTATGGTTGATCCGAAAAGGGTGGAACTTTCATTATATAATGGAATTCCTCACTTGCTTTCCGATGTGATAGTGGAAAATTCGAAAGTAGTCAGTGCGCTTAAATGGGCAGTGGGAGAAATGGAAAGAAGATATATGCTTCTTCAAGAAACCGGATCGCGCGACATTGCTTCATATAACAAGAAAATAGGAACTGGAGAAAAAAGGAAAATAGTCAACCAGGAAACAGGAGAAATTACTGAAGAGGATATGGAAAAACTGCCATACATTGTTATAATAATTGACGAACTGGCCGATCTTATGGGATCGCACGGGAAAGAAGTCGAGGGAGTGATTATTAGAATTGCTCAAATGGCTAGAGCTGTTGGAATCCACTTGATTATTTCTACGCAGCGTCCAAGCGTTGAAGTTCTGACCGGACTAATTAAAGCCAATATCGGAACCAGGATTGCATTCAAAGTGGCGACACAGATAGATTCACGAACTATTTTGGATACCGGAGGAGCGGAGAAGCTTTTGGGAAATGGCGATCTTTTATATTTGGAAGCCGGACCAAATGGAATCAGGCGTCTTCAAGGAGTTTTTGTTTCTGAGTCGGAAGTAAAAAGAGTAGTAAAATTTATCAAGAATCAAAAAATAGAAAGAGGAGAGGAATCAATCGGGGAAGATATAGCTAATGGAGGAGAAACGAAAAATAATCAGGATAAAATTAATTTTTCCGAATTCAGCCAGGGAAACGGAGATATGGAAGACAGCTTGTTTGAAGAAGCCAAGAGAGTGGTTTCGGAAGCAGGAAAAGCTTCAGCTTCGCTTCTCCAAAGAAGGCTTCGAGTCGGATATTCCAGGGCGGCTAGGCTTCTTGATCTCTTGGAAGAACAAGGAATAGTCGGACCACCGGATGGAGCTAAGCCTCGAGAGGTTTATATCGCATCCGAAGGCCATCCAACCTATGAAGACCCGAGTCATGATCAAGAAGCCAGGGATAAATGGCAATTATAGAATTTTTTTGATGTTTTGCTTTTTCGGATGGCAGATGGTATTCTTGATTTATGGTTAAAAACGGATTTGTCAAAAAGAACGTAGGAACTCTTACCTTGGGTGAGCGTCTTAGTAAAATAAGAAGTGAAAAGAGGATCACTCTCAGCGAGGTTTCCAAAAGCACTAGAATTCAGATGAAATATCTGGAATACCTGGAAAGCGGACGCTACGAAAAGCTTCCGGTTGACGTTTATGTCAAAGGATTTCTTCGAAGTTACGCTCAATATTTGGGAGCGGATGAAAACTATTTTATCAAATTGTATGAACGGGAAAGAGAAATTCATAATAATATCAAAAAAGAAGAATCTGAGAAAAAGATTTTCAAACCAATAAAATTTTCCGGTTTTTCCGTTACTCCGAAAATTATTATTGCAGTTTTAATAGTTTTCTTTATCGGACTTGGTTTTTTTTATCTTTACAGGGAGCTCAGTATTTTTATTTCCAAACCAAGGCTCGTAATAATTGAACCGCTGGATAATTTTTCTATTGAAAATAAAATGATTAAAATCGAGGGAATAACAGAAAAAGACTCCAAGCTTCTTATTAATGGCCAGTCGATAATAGTCGATGAAAACGGGAAATTTTCCGAAGTTTTGGTACTTCAACCAGGATTGAATAAGATTTCAGTTAAATCTATAAACAGATTCGATAAAGAATCGGAAAAAATAATTACCGGAGAAGCCAAATTTGAAAATATTACTGAAGAAGGAGGAGAAAATTCTCCTGATCCGCAGAATCAGGATGATCAGCCAAGCAATGAAGAAAATAAAGAAATTAAAATAAAAGCTGATGTTTATGGCAGCACAAAGCCGGCTTCAATAATAATTAAGGCTGATGATGTCGAAATTTTCAATGGCAAAATTTCTCCGGGAGAAGTTAAAAATTTTGAAGCACAAAATAAAATATCAGTTTCGGCGGACAAAGGTAAATATGTCGGAGTGAAAATAAACGGAAAAGATCTGGGAACTTTAAGCAAGGATACGAAACCTGTTGATAATAGGATTTTCACTTCTCCAAAATAATTTTTTCATCTGTGGATAACTTTAGCTTGACGTTCTTTTTGTTAATGATATAATATCACTGCGAGGTTAAAAAATATAAAAATATAAATCTTTTACAAAATATTCGTATATTTGTGTTAGATTTGTAGATTTGCGGGTTATGGCAAAAAATACAGAACCAAAAATAAATGAAAAAAATAAAAGCGATGTTGACAAAGTGGTAGAAGAGATTAAGGATAAGTTTGGAGAAGGAATGCTAATGAAGTTAGGAGAAGTGAAAAGAGTTGATGTTGAGTCGATTTCTACCGGTTCTATCTCCCTTGACATTGCTCTTGGAATTGGCGGAGTACCGAGAGGAAGAGTTGTAGAAATTTATGGACCGGAATCTTCAGGGAAAACAACGCTTACTTTACATATTATTTCCAATGCGCAAAAAATGGGAGGCACGGCGGCTTTTATTGATGCGGAACATGCGCTTGATCCCGAATATGCTAAAAAAATAGGAGTCAAAATTGATGACTTGTTGATATCTCAGCCTGACAACGGGGAACAAGCGCTGGATATTGTTGAAACATTGGTTCGTTCAAATGCGGTGGATATTATTGTTGTTGATTCGGTAGCGGCGCTTACGCCGAAAGCGGAAATCGAAGGGGATATGGGAGATCACCACGTAGGAAGACAGGCGAGACTAATGTCTCAAGCACTTCGAAAGCTCACGGCTATTATGGCTCGCTCTAACACAATTGTGATTTTTATCAATCAAATTAGAATGAAAATCGGAGTGATGTTCGGAAATCCGGAAACGACAACCGGAGGACAAGCGCTAAAATTCTATTCCTCAGTTCGAATCGACGTTCGAAGAATTGCGCAAATTAAGAAAGGCGATGAAGTGGTGGGAAATAGGACCAAAGCCAAGGTGGTGAAAAATAAAGTAGCGCCTCCTTTCAAAATCGCAGAATTTGATATTATGTACAATGAAGGAATTTCAATGTCGGGAGATTTGATCGATACGGGAGTTAAATTAGAAGTAGTGAAGAAATCCGGAAATACCTATGCTTTTAGTGAAGTGAAATTGGGAGTCGGACGGGAAGCAGCTAAGAAATTTTTGCAAGAAACTCCCAAGGTGGCGGCAGAAATAGCCAAAGCGATAAAAGGGAAATTAAAAGAGTAAGGAGTTGCCAAAAATTAAATAGCATGGTAGAGTTAAAAAACAATTGAGAAAGTCCAATCTTGCTTCGCTCTACCTTTCAGTAAAGATAAGGCAAGAATAATCCATCCGGAGGGCTTTCTTGATGGATATTTATTTTTATAAATCACTAAACAAAAACGAAATCTATCACTAAAAATACCGAAAATTTAGAGATAATTCGGGAAAATTTTTGGGGTATGTTTCGCGATTTAATTTAATGCTTTACGAACTGTGTTATCTGGTCGGGGAATCAAAAGAGCAAGAATTCGCCAGAATAAAAGAAGAAGTTTCGGCTATTGTTTCCAAAGAAGGCGGAAAATGGCTCGAACCGCAAATTGAAGAAAAAAGGAAGATGGCTTACAAAGTCGGCAAGGAAGCCCGAGGGGTTTATGTTGCCCAGCAATTTGAGATTATCAAAGAAGAGGAAAAAGAAAATGAAGAAATGGCCAATACTCTAGACGATATAAACAAAAAACTTAACCTCTATAATGATATTTTGAGATTTATTATTGTGAAAGCAGAGGATTTACCGGAGCTCAAAATT includes:
- a CDS encoding ribonuclease H-like domain-containing protein — its product is MRRLFLDIETIPAGEEGAGALKILYEKKKAKKSKKEGCEDQSDFEQYLLGTSFDGSFGRIVCIAYAIDDDPVQCLGGDDDEVQILEKFWEIVESISVPARNPQWPDYGVQFIGHNVMDFDLRFIYQRSIVNRVKPAYNLNFARYKDYPIYDTMKEWSKWSMNSVGLEHIALALGIPTPKDGIDGSEVYTFYKAGKVKEICEYCKRDVEATREVYRRMTFS
- a CDS encoding DNA translocase FtsK 4TM domain-containing protein; the protein is MGRKKKEVIEEEKRESKIKIKGDAKRSIAAIFLFALSILFVLGFFGEAGVLGAWLDKIIGTMFGWGKWLSPVIMVASGVILLFRKETSFYVSKLLGLGVVFFSVLGFFHIYFGLEKLLEIAKGGEGGGYAGYAISFLLLKFTGTIAGSVILSALFLAGIIVTFDFSIVSFVQKMLGMKKESATDEAMAEKEKTGENEIIKSNEKPSSEGLIKGPEFVKGPEEEPASAKAMADKKEPKLSFSTKGLSWEKGERKDSFVKNDNGRKKNSGWQFPPLDLLEESTGEAKGGDVKKNAEIIQKTLGHFGIEVELADIMTGPTITQYSFRPAVGIKLSKITGLSSDLALALAAHPIRIEAPIPGKSLVGIEVPNKSMATVRLRDFLQSELYKKRESNLSLSLGKNVSGSYIFGDLDKMPHLMIAGSTGSGKSVCVNSILLSMLYQNSPEDLRFIMVDPKRVELSLYNGIPHLLSDVIVENSKVVSALKWAVGEMERRYMLLQETGSRDIASYNKKIGTGEKRKIVNQETGEITEEDMEKLPYIVIIIDELADLMGSHGKEVEGVIIRIAQMARAVGIHLIISTQRPSVEVLTGLIKANIGTRIAFKVATQIDSRTILDTGGAEKLLGNGDLLYLEAGPNGIRRLQGVFVSESEVKRVVKFIKNQKIERGEESIGEDIANGGETKNNQDKINFSEFSQGNGDMEDSLFEEAKRVVSEAGKASASLLQRRLRVGYSRAARLLDLLEEQGIVGPPDGAKPREVYIASEGHPTYEDPSHDQEARDKWQL
- a CDS encoding helix-turn-helix domain-containing protein codes for the protein MVKNGFVKKNVGTLTLGERLSKIRSEKRITLSEVSKSTRIQMKYLEYLESGRYEKLPVDVYVKGFLRSYAQYLGADENYFIKLYEREREIHNNIKKEESEKKIFKPIKFSGFSVTPKIIIAVLIVFFIGLGFFYLYRELSIFISKPRLVIIEPLDNFSIENKMIKIEGITEKDSKLLINGQSIIVDENGKFSEVLVLQPGLNKISVKSINRFDKESEKIITGEAKFENITEEGGENSPDPQNQDDQPSNEENKEIKIKADVYGSTKPASIIIKADDVEIFNGKISPGEVKNFEAQNKISVSADKGKYVGVKINGKDLGTLSKDTKPVDNRIFTSPK
- a CDS encoding 30S ribosomal protein S6, which translates into the protein MLYELCYLVGESKEQEFARIKEEVSAIVSKEGGKWLEPQIEEKRKMAYKVGKEARGVYVAQQFEIIKEEEKENEEMANTLDDINKKLNLYNDILRFIIVKAEDLPELKIREGKPVFAKDLGKERGNYDKPVYIKKTETAPKEKVSDFAKTMTGKEEIAGDEKKIKEVEKPDAAKAIAGEEEKNESKKSIDEKIDEILNI
- the recA gene encoding recombinase RecA, which translates into the protein MAKNTEPKINEKNKSDVDKVVEEIKDKFGEGMLMKLGEVKRVDVESISTGSISLDIALGIGGVPRGRVVEIYGPESSGKTTLTLHIISNAQKMGGTAAFIDAEHALDPEYAKKIGVKIDDLLISQPDNGEQALDIVETLVRSNAVDIIVVDSVAALTPKAEIEGDMGDHHVGRQARLMSQALRKLTAIMARSNTIVIFINQIRMKIGVMFGNPETTTGGQALKFYSSVRIDVRRIAQIKKGDEVVGNRTKAKVVKNKVAPPFKIAEFDIMYNEGISMSGDLIDTGVKLEVVKKSGNTYAFSEVKLGVGREAAKKFLQETPKVAAEIAKAIKGKLKE